In one Butyrivibrio proteoclasticus B316 genomic region, the following are encoded:
- a CDS encoding GNAT family N-acetyltransferase, whose amino-acid sequence MELKRIGIEQKEAIKKLFVSVFTIEPWNDDWSDEKQLDCYIDDLIGQGYSLTYGLYDGDELIGMSLGYIKHWYKGTEYYIDELCIRTDRQGAGAGNFFLSEIEKAIKELGLKQIFLQTEAHVPAYEFYKKNGYIELNGHVSFAKEL is encoded by the coding sequence ATGGAACTAAAGCGAATTGGAATTGAGCAAAAAGAAGCGATAAAAAAGCTGTTTGTAAGTGTGTTTACTATAGAACCATGGAACGATGACTGGTCAGATGAAAAGCAGTTGGATTGCTATATAGATGATCTGATTGGACAGGGATATTCGCTTACATATGGGTTATATGATGGTGATGAACTCATCGGTATGTCCTTGGGCTACATAAAACACTGGTATAAAGGGACTGAATACTATATTGATGAACTATGTATAAGAACTGACAGGCAAGGCGCAGGAGCCGGTAACTTTTTCCTGTCAGAAATAGAAAAGGCAATTAAAGAGCTGGGGCTGAAGCAGATCTTCTTACAGACAGAAGCGCATGTGCCTGCATATGAGTTCTATAAAAAGAATGGCTATATCGAATTAAACGGGCATGTATCATTTGCCAAGGAGCTATGA
- a CDS encoding DUF4198 domain-containing protein codes for MRRGIDTTDMMVYGHEAWIITDKSVYEPGEEVCGIMRWGHHMRPDGFFRLDEIRAFATDEKGNRIAITPVKGPGDELGDYYELRFTPVSEGIYTLMCIYDNNYVRDEKDVYYEGDRRTYPDILDAKNYPQIYVTNITVGDKKGTPEFIHESRVSFVPDPWEADTDVLHLKLIHDKFPLKGSTVVVVFYDGKEYFERILNTDEEGRIFFSVEKKGVYMAVTRTPLAEGIPGIYDSKEIASTFTYVKR; via the coding sequence ATGAGAAGAGGAATTGATACTACAGATATGATGGTATATGGCCACGAAGCCTGGATAATCACTGACAAGAGTGTATATGAGCCGGGGGAAGAAGTCTGCGGAATAATGAGGTGGGGACATCACATGAGACCGGACGGATTCTTTCGCCTTGATGAGATAAGAGCTTTTGCCACAGATGAAAAAGGAAACAGAATAGCAATAACACCGGTAAAGGGCCCGGGCGATGAGCTGGGAGACTATTATGAGCTTCGCTTTACGCCGGTTTCTGAGGGCATTTATACCCTTATGTGTATCTATGACAACAATTATGTAAGAGATGAAAAAGACGTGTATTATGAGGGCGACAGAAGGACATATCCTGATATTCTTGATGCCAAGAACTATCCTCAGATATATGTGACAAACATAACTGTTGGAGATAAGAAGGGGACTCCCGAATTTATCCATGAGTCCAGAGTAAGCTTCGTTCCCGATCCCTGGGAAGCAGACACCGATGTGCTTCATTTAAAGCTTATTCACGACAAATTCCCGCTTAAGGGATCCACGGTAGTTGTTGTGTTCTATGATGGAAAAGAGTATTTTGAGAGAATCCTGAACACAGATGAGGAAGGCAGGATATTCTTCTCAGTGGAGAAAAAGGGTGTGTATATGGCCGTTACAAGAACTCCGCTGGCGGAAGGAATTCCCGGAATCTATGACAGCAAAGAGATAGCTTCAACATTCACATACGTTAAAAGGTAA
- a CDS encoding GNAT family N-acetyltransferase, with the protein MSLQFVKARTSDALTLNGISKRAFDSDVQVGAPSAGGPPGYMSMPFHTKMARSNHLYKLTDDGLIVGGAILFPDKDKLNVGRIFVSPEHFRKGYGIYMMQEIEAMFSDAKEFTLDTPIWNVRTNAFYSKLGYKEARRDNEFIYYSKKHE; encoded by the coding sequence ATGAGTCTACAATTTGTAAAAGCAAGAACTTCTGATGCTTTGACACTAAATGGAATATCTAAAAGAGCTTTTGACAGCGATGTTCAGGTCGGAGCACCTTCAGCAGGCGGACCACCTGGATACATGTCTATGCCTTTTCATACCAAGATGGCCAGATCAAATCATTTGTACAAGTTAACCGATGATGGATTGATTGTTGGCGGAGCTATTCTGTTTCCTGATAAAGACAAGCTGAACGTCGGAAGGATATTTGTAAGTCCAGAGCATTTCCGTAAAGGCTATGGAATCTACATGATGCAGGAAATTGAGGCGATGTTTTCAGATGCAAAGGAATTCACGTTGGATACGCCCATTTGGAATGTCAGAACAAATGCATTTTATTCTAAGCTTGGGTATAAAGAAGCAAGACGTGATAACGAGTTTATTTATTATTCTAAGAAACATGAGTGA
- a CDS encoding DUF5131 family protein, producing the protein MIEPMLTEVDLSPYIEKYRTSDGRPLIEEVSVGGESGANARVCDYKWVEKVWLQCKENGISFYYHQTGAKLIKDGKLYNIPRKLQHIQAHKAGLDL; encoded by the coding sequence ATGATAGAACCTATGCTGACTGAGGTGGATTTGAGTCCATATATCGAAAAATACAGGACTTCCGATGGGCGACCGCTCATCGAGGAGGTTTCCGTAGGTGGAGAGTCAGGAGCAAATGCAAGGGTCTGCGATTATAAATGGGTAGAGAAGGTATGGTTACAGTGTAAAGAGAACGGAATCTCATTTTATTATCACCAGACAGGAGCAAAACTGATTAAGGATGGGAAGCTTTATAACATCCCAAGAAAGCTACAGCATATCCAGGCGCATAAAGCTGGATTGGATTTATAA
- a CDS encoding GNAT family N-acetyltransferase — protein MVFGEISIRDKLGRTIILRNARPEDADDLVKYLKATSAETPYLIREPEEITITKENEEQFLQAKIDAERELMLIALIDGKHIGNCSLMSIAPYKRYRHRCDVAIALYKEYCGCGIGTAMLQTVLNVAREAGYEQAELEVMAENENAIAMYEKLGFKKYGTFPDNMKYADGSYMDAYWMMKKL, from the coding sequence ATGGTATTTGGGGAAATATCTATTAGGGATAAGCTTGGGAGAACAATAATACTTAGAAATGCCAGACCGGAGGATGCTGATGATCTGGTTAAGTATTTGAAAGCAACTAGCGCAGAAACTCCTTATCTAATCAGGGAACCTGAAGAAATCACGATAACAAAAGAGAATGAGGAACAGTTCTTGCAGGCAAAAATAGATGCTGAACGCGAATTAATGCTTATTGCATTGATTGATGGAAAGCATATAGGAAACTGTTCTCTTATGAGCATAGCACCATATAAAAGATATAGGCATAGATGCGATGTGGCAATAGCTCTTTATAAAGAATACTGTGGCTGTGGAATTGGAACGGCGATGCTTCAAACCGTTTTGAACGTTGCCAGGGAAGCTGGATACGAACAGGCTGAATTGGAAGTCATGGCTGAAAATGAAAACGCAATTGCCATGTACGAAAAGTTGGGTTTTAAGAAGTATGGGACATTTCCGGATAATATGAAATATGCAGACGGATCATACATGGATGCATATTGGATGATGAAAAAGCTTTAA
- a CDS encoding tautomerase family protein: MPHVEIKCFSGRTEEQKKECAERVVEVIAETLGCKTTSVSVAIKDIPEESWKEQVWDKSIVPDDQYLYKRPEYNCD, from the coding sequence ATGCCACACGTTGAAATTAAGTGCTTTTCAGGAAGAACTGAAGAGCAGAAAAAAGAATGTGCTGAAAGAGTTGTGGAAGTAATCGCTGAGACACTTGGATGCAAGACTACGAGCGTTTCTGTTGCAATCAAAGATATTCCGGAGGAAAGCTGGAAAGAACAAGTATGGGATAAAAGCATTGTTCCGGATGATCAGTATTTATATAAAAGGCCAGAATACAATTGTGACTAA
- a CDS encoding DUF4417 domain-containing protein, which translates to MPVYKNKDYVKIMRPLPYYVARDIYDIPFIEVDDIDVSNLNNGKWLVNVKNCSKNDKHQSEKIVHNFCYDDVLMRDYNNPFRFLEKVGPYYAASSSDFSMDSKMGFKEILDATYNNRWMGAFLQTHGKKVIPTVGWVGAKYYDITFAGLRDGGVFIISTIGANNDISYAGFIEGYHELRRRFPNTQLICAGDFIEGMDSDICYIPYEDSFGSWDRKQDWWQPKLFNWDMSYAMGGVADVI; encoded by the coding sequence ATGCCGGTTTATAAGAATAAAGACTACGTAAAAATCATGAGACCACTACCGTATTATGTGGCCAGGGATATCTATGATATTCCGTTTATCGAGGTCGATGATATTGATGTCTCAAATCTCAATAATGGCAAGTGGCTGGTGAATGTTAAGAATTGCTCGAAAAACGATAAGCATCAGAGCGAGAAGATAGTTCATAATTTCTGTTATGATGACGTGCTTATGCGTGATTACAACAATCCGTTCAGATTCTTGGAAAAGGTTGGTCCATATTACGCTGCTAGTTCATCTGACTTTAGTATGGACAGCAAAATGGGATTTAAAGAAATCTTGGATGCTACATACAATAACAGATGGATGGGAGCATTTCTTCAGACGCATGGGAAGAAGGTAATTCCAACAGTTGGATGGGTAGGCGCTAAGTACTATGATATTACTTTTGCAGGGCTAAGAGATGGAGGAGTATTTATTATTTCCACTATTGGTGCTAATAATGATATCAGTTACGCTGGATTTATTGAAGGATATCATGAACTTCGAAGAAGATTTCCAAATACGCAGCTTATTTGTGCAGGAGATTTTATTGAAGGTATGGACTCGGATATTTGCTACATTCCATATGAAGATAGTTTTGGTTCTTGGGATAGAAAGCAGGATTGGTGGCAGCCTAAGTTGTTTAACTGGGATATGTCTTATGCGATGGGAGGTGTAGCTGATGTCATCTAG
- a CDS encoding HAD family hydrolase, with protein MKKNLFFHRLHEIAEAVNEPFEIIQDKVLQLYKEKKKGERVLIKEYGIERPRWRSEDEELFPESYECLERLSKKYKIGVIANQNPGTASRLEKHGVLRFIDLVIASAEEGLEKPDRRIFELALSRAHCKPENAVMIGDRVDNDIIPAKKLGMKTVRVKQGMWKYWEVLSESEQADYEVDDLSAVLELFEEEM; from the coding sequence GTGAAGAAAAACCTTTTTTTTCATAGGCTTCATGAAATTGCTGAAGCTGTTAATGAGCCTTTTGAAATTATACAGGATAAGGTGCTTCAGCTATACAAGGAAAAGAAAAAAGGTGAGCGCGTACTGATTAAAGAGTATGGAATAGAAAGACCTCGCTGGAGAAGTGAAGATGAGGAATTATTCCCGGAGTCTTATGAGTGTCTTGAGAGATTAAGTAAGAAATACAAAATTGGAGTTATAGCTAATCAAAACCCGGGAACAGCCTCCAGACTAGAAAAACATGGTGTTTTAAGATTTATTGATCTTGTTATAGCTTCTGCAGAAGAAGGTTTAGAAAAACCTGACAGGAGGATATTTGAGCTTGCTTTATCAAGAGCACATTGTAAACCTGAGAATGCTGTGATGATCGGAGATAGGGTTGATAACGACATAATACCTGCTAAGAAACTCGGTATGAAGACAGTTCGTGTAAAACAAGGCATGTGGAAATACTGGGAGGTTCTCAGTGAAAGTGAGCAGGCGGATTATGAAGTGGATGATCTGAGCGCAGTCTTGGAGTTGTTTGAAGAGGAAATGTAA
- a CDS encoding metallophosphoesterase family protein, giving the protein MLIGILSDTHGLLRQEVIDAFKGVDLIIHAGDIDNKAVIDRLEEIAPVTVVRGNADKEWAENLPETAIEEFLGNKIYVIHNKGKIHDDLTGISIIIYGHSHKYSLVEKDGQVWFNPGCCGKRKPEQEVSFALLEISGSGQFEFRKRVIDNSGQDSRLPKDIDRIISKAMDMTDKGKTHKEIAKKLKISEELAESICRMYLTHPGVDVAGILQRIS; this is encoded by the coding sequence ATGCTTATAGGAATCCTTTCAGATACACATGGACTATTAAGGCAGGAAGTGATTGATGCCTTTAAAGGTGTTGATCTTATCATTCATGCCGGAGACATAGATAATAAAGCAGTCATTGATCGGCTTGAGGAGATTGCTCCCGTTACAGTTGTGAGAGGAAATGCGGATAAAGAGTGGGCTGAAAATCTTCCGGAGACTGCGATAGAAGAATTTCTTGGCAATAAGATCTATGTTATTCACAACAAAGGTAAAATTCACGATGATCTGACGGGGATATCAATTATCATATATGGACACAGCCATAAATACAGCCTGGTAGAGAAAGATGGGCAGGTCTGGTTTAATCCTGGCTGCTGTGGAAAAAGGAAACCGGAGCAGGAAGTGTCTTTTGCCCTTCTTGAGATATCGGGCTCTGGACAGTTTGAGTTTAGAAAAAGAGTCATAGATAACTCGGGTCAGGATTCAAGGCTTCCAAAGGATATAGACAGGATTATTTCCAAAGCAATGGACATGACAGATAAAGGAAAAACGCATAAAGAAATTGCCAAGAAGCTAAAGATATCAGAAGAGCTTGCAGAGAGCATTTGCAGAATGTACCTGACGCATCCGGGAGTTGATGTGGCGGGGATTTTACAGCGGATAAGCTGA
- a CDS encoding succinylglutamate desuccinylase/aspartoacylase family protein — MEKINIAGHELTSGKTIKDHIHVGGTEIHIPHIIICGEKPGKTVLVTAGIHNAEYVGIQAAIELSNEISPKDLSGNLIIIPLANRSGFENRTMSLVYEDGKNLNRVFPGDKDGSAADRLANLLFDVFIKNADAYIDLHSGDGYETLIPYAYYVGASPASDIAKKMVDCVNASYCVKSTCTTEGAYNTASMAGIPSVLIERGQLSLLPKDEVQADKEDVLNILKFLGLIEGEYKTYPKTELREFSDDAPFTGCWYPEKKVGERFSKGDKFGEIRDYFGRPLHTAIADTDGVLIHQCSSLSIIKNGPMVTYGVIQKQDAC; from the coding sequence ATGGAGAAAATAAATATAGCCGGACACGAACTTACCTCCGGCAAGACGATAAAAGATCATATACATGTCGGCGGAACTGAGATACACATTCCCCACATCATCATCTGCGGAGAAAAGCCGGGCAAAACCGTACTAGTTACAGCAGGTATCCATAATGCGGAATATGTCGGCATTCAGGCAGCTATTGAGCTCTCTAATGAGATTTCTCCCAAAGACCTTTCAGGAAATCTTATCATCATCCCATTAGCCAACAGGTCAGGTTTTGAAAACAGAACCATGTCCCTTGTTTATGAGGATGGCAAGAATCTCAACAGGGTCTTCCCGGGAGACAAGGATGGTTCAGCCGCGGATCGCCTGGCAAACCTTCTGTTTGATGTTTTTATCAAAAACGCTGATGCTTACATTGACCTGCATAGCGGAGACGGGTACGAGACTCTTATCCCCTACGCATACTACGTGGGAGCTTCTCCTGCCAGCGATATTGCAAAAAAGATGGTAGACTGCGTCAACGCCTCCTACTGCGTAAAGAGTACCTGTACCACCGAAGGCGCCTACAACACAGCATCCATGGCCGGAATCCCCAGTGTTCTCATAGAGCGCGGTCAGTTAAGCCTGCTTCCAAAGGATGAGGTACAGGCAGACAAAGAGGATGTGCTGAACATTTTGAAATTCCTTGGTCTTATTGAAGGAGAGTACAAGACATATCCTAAGACAGAACTCAGAGAATTCAGTGATGACGCCCCATTCACCGGCTGCTGGTATCCGGAGAAAAAGGTGGGAGAGAGATTTTCAAAAGGTGATAAATTTGGTGAGATAAGGGATTACTTTGGAAGACCCCTTCACACAGCCATTGCCGATACTGACGGAGTTCTAATCCACCAGTGCTCATCTCTTAGCATAATCAAGAATGGTCCCATGGTGACCTACGGAGTAATACAAAAACAGGATGCATGTTAA
- a CDS encoding XRE family transcriptional regulator yields the protein MFEKNLKYYRLKKNMSMKDLADAVGVTSMAISNYESGKRQPEIEIINKMAEVLGIKVVDFLASRNSHLEIKHCEFRKHSTLTKTQQEFIRESVEEYFSRFFDALDCLCGDPLPTPPKCYTLELSGSYQQDALNLREHLGLPKEGPIDELIGILENKGIIVFELDIDDDHFSGMNGFVNGYPFIVINKNMNPERKRTTIIHELAHLMFIWDESKEKENELLATQIAGAFLITDADLFRELGLKKTRLTRDMILVCEEYGISMYLLVKRAAQVKIMSNSLEKEFYIKANKAHWNKHEPQRVKKLEEPLLFKQLVYRAVNEEGVSIQRGAELLQMPYSDVEKYCGLMEV from the coding sequence ATGTTTGAGAAAAATCTTAAATATTATCGTTTGAAAAAGAACATGAGTATGAAAGATTTGGCAGATGCTGTTGGCGTAACATCTATGGCTATCTCAAACTACGAATCAGGCAAGAGACAGCCAGAGATAGAGATTATCAACAAGATGGCTGAAGTACTTGGAATAAAGGTCGTTGATTTTCTTGCTTCACGCAATTCGCATTTGGAAATTAAACATTGTGAGTTTAGAAAGCATTCAACACTTACAAAAACACAGCAGGAGTTCATAAGGGAGTCAGTTGAAGAATACTTTAGCAGATTTTTTGATGCTTTGGATTGTCTATGTGGAGATCCTCTGCCTACTCCACCAAAATGCTATACACTAGAGTTGTCTGGTTCTTATCAGCAGGATGCTTTGAATTTACGAGAGCATCTAGGTCTTCCAAAAGAAGGACCTATCGATGAATTAATAGGTATTCTTGAAAACAAAGGAATTATAGTATTCGAGTTGGATATAGACGATGACCATTTTTCCGGAATGAATGGATTCGTTAATGGATATCCATTCATTGTTATCAACAAGAATATGAATCCCGAGCGTAAGAGGACAACTATTATCCATGAGCTGGCACATCTTATGTTTATCTGGGATGAAAGCAAAGAGAAGGAAAACGAGCTTCTAGCAACACAGATAGCAGGAGCATTTTTAATAACTGATGCAGATTTGTTTCGAGAACTTGGGTTAAAAAAAACCAGACTTACAAGAGATATGATTTTGGTCTGCGAGGAATATGGCATTTCAATGTATCTTTTAGTCAAGCGTGCAGCCCAAGTAAAGATAATGTCAAATTCTTTGGAAAAAGAGTTTTATATTAAAGCAAATAAAGCACATTGGAATAAGCATGAGCCTCAGCGTGTTAAGAAACTTGAAGAACCATTACTTTTCAAGCAGCTTGTCTATAGAGCTGTAAATGAAGAAGGAGTCAGCATACAGCGTGGAGCAGAGCTTTTGCAGATGCCATATAGTGATGTAGAAAAATATTGTGGCCTTATGGAGGTATAG
- a CDS encoding SAM-dependent methyltransferase, which produces MNSIEMYKKYFTKEYLMGPNSFRLLDELIRKRPEGASFNRTLDLGCGYALTSMFVANETDAEHVYAFDLWVPATENYRRIQDNGLEDKIIPIHGDAMDMPFAEEYFDAIVSVDAYHYFGCKEGIFSEKVLPYVKKGGTVMIAVPGLKEQPQGELKEIFETWAEGDDSELFKTASWWEKLLKDECQDRCDIEVKEADCYDIAWREWFESGHEYGIRDKEFLDKGLYDILNFLLIYVRKE; this is translated from the coding sequence ATGAACAGTATAGAAATGTACAAGAAGTATTTTACAAAGGAATATTTGATGGGACCGAATTCCTTTAGGCTGCTAGATGAATTGATTCGCAAAAGACCTGAAGGAGCTAGCTTTAACAGAACACTGGATTTGGGGTGCGGTTATGCCTTAACATCGATGTTTGTAGCAAATGAAACGGATGCAGAGCATGTATACGCATTTGATCTTTGGGTACCCGCAACAGAAAACTACCGAAGGATTCAGGATAATGGTCTGGAAGACAAAATTATTCCAATTCATGGTGATGCCATGGACATGCCTTTTGCTGAAGAGTATTTCGATGCCATAGTCAGTGTAGATGCATATCATTACTTTGGATGTAAAGAAGGCATCTTTTCTGAGAAGGTACTACCATATGTAAAAAAAGGCGGTACAGTTATGATCGCGGTTCCGGGGTTAAAGGAACAGCCGCAAGGTGAGCTTAAAGAAATATTTGAGACATGGGCGGAAGGCGATGATTCGGAACTTTTCAAGACAGCATCTTGGTGGGAAAAACTGTTGAAGGATGAGTGCCAAGACCGATGCGATATCGAAGTCAAGGAGGCTGATTGCTACGATATCGCTTGGCGGGAATGGTTTGAATCAGGACATGAATATGGCATACGCGATAAGGAGTTTTTGGATAAGGGTCTGTATGATATTCTGAATTTCCTTCTAATTTATGTTCGAAAAGAATGA
- a CDS encoding class I SAM-dependent methyltransferase: MTKLMQIPFEEEAEDIKDKVVTYWSKRAESFSEHKHEEIHSRKKQLWQAEFLRHFSADDKLSVLDVGCGAGFFEMVLSDFDFDVTGVDLTPEMIERGKELLSRHGAKARLMVMDAEKLDFADSSFDLVINRNLVWTLPHPVEAYMEWHRVLKPGGMLLVYDAEYAKGFHHYDQMQNLAHKNVTDAMVEECHDIYHMLSISTLDRPEWDKAALEKIGYENIVTDLGAGDRLYSEKDQFYMPDRMFLVKAQKALV; encoded by the coding sequence ATGACTAAACTTATGCAGATTCCTTTTGAGGAGGAAGCTGAAGATATCAAAGATAAAGTTGTGACCTACTGGTCCAAGAGAGCGGAGAGCTTTAGTGAGCACAAACACGAGGAGATACACAGCAGGAAAAAACAGCTGTGGCAGGCGGAGTTTTTAAGGCATTTTTCAGCTGATGATAAGTTGTCTGTTCTGGACGTTGGATGCGGAGCCGGCTTTTTCGAAATGGTGTTGTCGGATTTCGATTTTGACGTGACCGGGGTGGATCTTACGCCTGAGATGATAGAGAGGGGAAAAGAGCTGCTTTCGCGCCATGGAGCAAAGGCGCGCCTTATGGTTATGGACGCAGAAAAACTGGATTTTGCCGATAGCTCTTTTGACCTGGTGATAAATAGAAATCTTGTCTGGACACTTCCGCATCCGGTGGAAGCCTACATGGAGTGGCACAGAGTGTTAAAGCCGGGAGGAATGCTGCTTGTGTATGATGCGGAGTATGCAAAGGGATTTCATCACTATGATCAGATGCAGAACCTTGCCCACAAAAATGTGACCGACGCCATGGTAGAGGAGTGCCACGATATTTATCACATGTTATCTATCAGCACTTTGGACAGACCGGAGTGGGATAAAGCTGCACTAGAAAAAATCGGTTATGAAAATATAGTTACTGATCTTGGGGCGGGAGATAGACTCTATAGCGAGAAAGACCAGTTTTATATGCCTGACAGGATGTTTCTGGTAAAGGCGCAGAAAGCATTAGTCTAA
- a CDS encoding PIN domain-containing protein — MKYISSDTNIWLDFETISRTDLPFLLPCTYVMYKEALEEEVVSPPDLLEDLRKKGLVAVELTTEEFFYAAECVAKYVKISKYDSTALAIAKHRGIPLLTGDNALRKAAIKEGVEVIGTIGILDTLYEGNYINSTEYKYCLEQLLEHAERRLPTEEMKKRLETLK; from the coding sequence TTGAAGTACATTAGTAGTGATACCAACATTTGGTTGGATTTTGAAACTATATCACGTACAGACTTGCCATTCCTTTTGCCTTGTACTTACGTCATGTATAAGGAAGCTCTTGAGGAAGAAGTTGTTTCACCGCCAGATTTACTGGAGGATTTGAGAAAGAAAGGACTTGTGGCAGTAGAGCTTACTACAGAAGAATTCTTTTATGCAGCTGAATGTGTAGCAAAATATGTAAAGATATCCAAATATGATAGCACTGCATTGGCTATTGCCAAGCACCGAGGAATACCATTGTTGACTGGAGATAATGCCCTTAGAAAGGCGGCCATCAAAGAGGGGGTTGAAGTAATCGGTACAATTGGAATTTTGGATACGTTATATGAAGGAAATTATATAAATTCAACAGAGTACAAGTATTGTCTCGAACAATTATTGGAACACGCGGAGAGACGTCTTCCTACGGAAGAGATGAAGAAGAGACTTGAAACTCTGAAATAA
- a CDS encoding AlkZ-related protein encodes MSVENGVWVMHGVDWKHPECIHTVEELEDYVNEVGFLPLFGNDVAGFSVEEWTDPKYWWTGNESRDPWEWRETIARRGKVAYGKFFDKKAGFISLEWLPYFANYRRSGYDFDARWEDGLANRREKTIMDVYVSENEDGDTVYSTERILSTELKKQCGFGKEGSKNFPGIITGLQMQTYLVITDFVRRKNKKGDEYGMAVSIMLCPEAVWGRDLVTKAYGESPAESWQRLFDHVKEMYEEADDSAIIKLIGKKPVG; translated from the coding sequence ATGTCAGTAGAAAATGGTGTATGGGTAATGCATGGAGTGGACTGGAAACATCCTGAATGCATTCATACAGTAGAAGAACTGGAAGATTATGTAAATGAAGTTGGATTCCTGCCGTTGTTTGGTAATGATGTTGCAGGTTTCTCTGTCGAGGAATGGACTGATCCAAAGTACTGGTGGACCGGTAATGAATCAAGAGATCCATGGGAATGGCGTGAGACTATAGCAAGGCGTGGCAAAGTTGCCTATGGCAAATTCTTTGATAAGAAGGCGGGATTCATCAGTCTGGAGTGGCTTCCATATTTTGCTAATTACAGGCGTAGCGGTTATGACTTTGATGCGCGCTGGGAAGATGGCCTGGCTAACAGAAGAGAGAAGACCATCATGGATGTATATGTGTCGGAGAATGAAGACGGCGATACTGTTTACAGTACTGAGAGGATTCTTTCTACAGAGTTAAAGAAACAGTGCGGCTTTGGAAAAGAAGGCAGCAAGAATTTCCCCGGCATTATCACTGGTCTGCAGATGCAGACATACCTTGTGATCACAGACTTTGTTCGCAGAAAGAACAAGAAGGGTGACGAGTATGGCATGGCAGTATCTATCATGCTGTGTCCTGAAGCTGTCTGGGGCAGAGATCTTGTTACTAAGGCATATGGCGAAAGCCCAGCTGAGTCTTGGCAGAGACTCTTTGACCATGTAAAAGAGATGTATGAAGAGGCGGATGATTCTGCGATTATAAAACTTATTGGCAAGAAGCCGGTGGGATAA
- a CDS encoding class I SAM-dependent methyltransferase, with the protein MLERMDDFFTARINGYDEHMKSNIEGASSFYKFTAALLPAGENAKVLDLGCGTGLELEEFFLVNPNAKVTGIDLTEAMLDSLKAKFPDKDITTICGSYFDVPFGDGIFDAAVSVESLHHFSKEEKIPLYAKLWQALKPDGYLILTDYFAETDEQETFFRQEQIRLRKEQNLPDEVFYHYDTPLTVEHEKEALIAAGFTKVEVLNHWEATYTLKAGR; encoded by the coding sequence ATGCTTGAAAGAATGGATGATTTCTTTACTGCCCGTATCAATGGGTATGATGAGCACATGAAGAGCAATATTGAAGGCGCGTCTTCATTTTATAAGTTTACAGCAGCTCTTTTGCCGGCCGGTGAAAACGCAAAGGTGCTTGATCTGGGTTGCGGAACAGGACTTGAATTAGAGGAATTCTTTTTGGTAAATCCAAATGCAAAAGTTACCGGAATTGATCTCACAGAAGCCATGCTTGATTCACTAAAAGCTAAGTTTCCGGATAAGGATATTACAACAATCTGCGGGTCATACTTTGATGTGCCCTTTGGAGATGGAATATTTGATGCTGCAGTTTCTGTGGAATCGTTACATCACTTTTCAAAAGAGGAAAAGATTCCTTTATATGCGAAGCTTTGGCAGGCACTTAAGCCCGATGGATATTTAATCCTGACTGATTATTTTGCAGAGACAGATGAACAGGAAACGTTTTTCAGGCAGGAGCAGATTAGACTAAGAAAAGAGCAGAACTTGCCGGATGAAGTGTTTTATCATTATGACACTCCGCTGACTGTGGAGCATGAAAAGGAAGCTTTAATAGCTGCTGGATTTACAAAAGTAGAAGTGCTTAATCATTGGGAAGCAACATATACACTGAAAGCAGGAAGGTGA